Genomic segment of Vulpes vulpes isolate BD-2025 chromosome 16, VulVul3, whole genome shotgun sequence:
acagaaggagagacagagatggagagatgcaagggcagaggcagagacccagagacagaagGGGGTGCGCGCGTGTAGCTGGGCACACGAGGGGGTGACCTACCACTAGCAGGAGAAGGGGCGAggtggcccagggccccaggagaTGCAGGCCTAGTGATGAGCTGCTGCCCGGGTCCCAGGCCCAGCGTGTCCGCTGCCGCCCGCGCCACCAGGTCACAGCAGCCCCAGGCGGGAACTTCCTGCCTCTCCTggcctctcctctctgcccctctgcgaCTGGGGTCCCGCCTCctgcttctgtctgtctgtctgggtgtctcagtgtcCACCTCATCTCCTCAGCATCACTGATCCTTTTCTGGTGTCCTGCACATCTTTGCATCCGAATAGCTCTTTGTATGTGGCTGGGCTGGTCTTTGCACCCCGGTGCCCGCGTACACCTGTGCGTGTCCATCTCGGCCTGTGGATGTTTGCCTCTCTGCCAAGGCGAGGAAGGGGTCGCCTGGGGTCTGAGTACCTGGCCGGCTGTGTTTGTCCCTTGGGCGAGCGTGCATTTGTCTCTCTGTGTGCAAACTGTGTCCATCTGCGTGTGTCAGTGTGCCTGTAGGTGTGCACCTGTCTGCATGTGTGTGCCGCGCTCTGCATGCCGCCCGGGTGCTCACCTCTGTGGCGGGGCCTGCCCCTGTGAACGCGTCTGCGTGCATGCGGGACGGGGGTGGACTGGGGTCAGGAGGTGCGCCTGGCTCTGTCCCCGTCCCCGTCGCCCCGCCTAGGTGCCGGTCATAGCACCACCTCAGCCACAGCCTAGTGCATAGCAACAGCTGACAGCTGAAGCCTCCCGGGCAGGGAAGAGAGCGAgaccagggggaggagggagccgAGGAGGAAACAGCCAAGAGGATAGGGACAGAGACAAGGCTGGGGACAGAGAcaaggacagagacagaggaggaaggggacgAGGGCGAGAGGAGCTGAGGGTGAAAGACGGGACAGTGAAAGGGCAGGGACGGAGACCCGGCGGGCGGCGCTGGGGGACTTCCCGCCCCCGCGGGGGtcagcggcgggggcgggggcaagcGCGAGCGGCCGGATGCGCGGAGGGGTCCGGAGCCCGCGGGgtgccctgggggcgggggcggcgggcgccgTTTGTCAGCCCTATTGACAGACGTGATGGGGTTTCCGTCCGTGATCAATGATTCTCATCTCCGGGCCGAATGAGCCGCGGGGCGCCCATCCATCCCCGTCAGCGCCGCGCGGCCGCGGCCGCCCGAGGCCCCGCCCGGCCTCAGCCCGGGGCTTGCAAGGGGCCGGGCACAGGGACCCCGGCTTGAGGGGCCGCCGCGCACCCCTGCGGGGACGGGGTCCCGGAGCCTGGAGCCCCGCGCCGCGGGCCGCTCTGGGCGGGGCACCCCCGAGCCCAGCCGGCCCGACCCCgaggccccgcggcccccgcgctcCGCACCTGggccgggggcgtggccggggcgtgTCGGGGTGAAAGTCACCTTCGGTGCCCCCGGccgggcgggagggggcgcgcggggcgcggccGGGATTGGAGCGacgcggagccccgcccccgcccgcccgagTCCGACCCAACTTTctcccccgcccgcgccccgcccccagcgccgGCTCCGCGCCTCCCGCTCAGTCCGCGGGCCGCGCCGCCCGCTCCCGCCGCGCCGGCAGCCGCCCCTCGGCGCGCCCCGGGCCTCGCCCCAGGCCCGGCTCCGGCCCCCGGACCCgtcccccgccccgcgccgccgggaAGATGCGGCCGCTCCCGGAATGGCTTCTCCTGCTCCTGGGTCCGTGGCTCCTGAGGAAGGTAAGCGCACGCGGGCCGGAGCGGGAGCGGGGTCCGGGACGCCGAGGTCCCAGAGTGCGGGGGCGCCGGGCGTCCCAACTTTGTGCGGCGGGGGGACGCGGACGGACAGACGCCCCGGCCCGGGACGCGCGCTCTCCCAGCCCAAGTTGATGGAGGCCCGGGGGGGAGCGGCGTGGAGCCCCGACTCGGATCTGGCTCCGGGCTCGGCGGGGGAGGGGACGGAGCCGACCCGCGAGTGCGCCAGACTGAGCGGGAGTGCGAGACAGACAGACAAGCCAGCGGGGTGTCAGCCTCGCCGTCTCCCGGCGCCAACCTCGCTCCCTTCCTGGCGGTCTGTCCTTCCACCTCTCCACCCGCCCGCCCGGTTCTCTTCTCTGCACTTGTCACAATGCCACAGGGGCGCCCTGTGCCGAGCACACACGACCCGCACACGCGCGCACAGACACGGCCGAACTTGGCTGCATCTCCCATCACATTTCCCGCGGAGACACCTCCCCTGCACAGACCTCCCAGACACACCCCTCTCGCGCCCAgcagattgggggggggggggctgtctgGAAGGGGAGTTTCTCTCCCTGTGCTCTCCTTGTTCCCCCCTCCCAGGGTTGCCTCTTCCCTGAGGCGCTGGGGCGAGGACCGAGGCGCAGGAGGCCCAGATTTCATCTGCCTCCCTCCCAACTTGGAGGCTTCAACTCCAGAACAGGGTGTGCTCGGATGTTCTGGGGTGGAGCGGGGTCAGCGTGTGCACGGGCGTGCATGCGTGTGTCCGGGGCCCCCAGGCTTGCGCATCCAGTGCTGAGGTCCAGGGTGCATGTGTAAGCTAGGTGGTGTGTGGTGGTGGCTTTGAAGGGGCGAGTGCAAGCGCCTGCTTCACAGTGCAGCTATCTGTGCCCTGCTGTGTGTCCCACAATGGGGGCCTAGGCCCTGGACCCTGTCTCCTTTCATCGCCTCCTTGCCAGTGACTTTTCCATTTCCTGCACCCTAACTGTGACCTACCTAGCTTGGGGGCAGGCGGGTAGCTAGCTTCCCAAACCCCtactccctgcccccccagcccctaGCCCCTGCAGAAGCTGGAAGGGGTGTAGGCCCCCCACCTTCCCCTGCCAACACTGGGACCCCACCTGCTCGGCCAAATCGAACTCAGCAACTCCAGCGGGGTAGGGGCTGCCCTCGTGAAGCTGGTGATAGAGCTCCCTGATTCTCCCAAACACGCCTGGTGACCTTGAGGGGCTGGAATGGGGGCAGAGGGGCCCCCTCCATGAAAACTGTTCCCAGGGCAGGAGCTCCATTTGGACTTGCTGCTCAGCTCTGCTCTTAGGGTACTGCAGGGGGGGGGGCTGGGCCCTACGACCCACCTGTGTATGTGAAGGCCTGGGGGGCCGAGGTAAAGATGCTACGGCCTTGCCCCTCCTTTACActtcctccccactctcctcTTCACTCTCCCCATCAAATAAACTCCCCTGTGGACAGATCTGGTTTAATTTCCTTTGCCCCCTGAAGGGGAATGAAACATCTGGTGGAGACTTGAAGGAGAGTAAGCGTGAGGATGTGAGCGATGGGGACCTATCTGAGTGTGTGTGAGCTGCAGCTGTGCGCCTCCGTGTTGGATGGAGTCAGTGGGGGAGAGTGTATCTACCATTTAGTCCAGCTTGTGTGAGGGGAGCATCAGTGTAAGGACTGTGGTAAGGTGTATAAATATGTGTAATTGCATGGCAGAGCGTGTGCAGGGAAGTGTCTCTGCGTCCAAATGCCTATCTCTGTGTGCCTGTGCGCACTTGTGAGTAGTATGCCTGTCCATATCCCACAGGAGGTCTCCAGGGGCGTCTGGGTGCTGGGGTGCCTGTGTTGCCTGTAGGTATGTCTCTGGCATTTGTGAGTGTCTgtgcattgtggttttgagtgcCTCTGACTGTGAGTATGGGCTTGTGAATCTCAGGATGTGTTCATGTATCTGAAGtggcttctgtgtgtgtgcactcagGGCCATCTCAGTGCCAGGGCTGGGAGTGTGCTGACTCGGTAGGAGGCTGGTCGGGGACAGAGGATGAGGGAGCTCTTTGGAAAACCCTAATTGTCTGAGGCTAACAGCCCtgcctccccacacacaccctgccctcccccacttgcccctcctcctgggcctggaCTGGCTGCCCCTGGGGCTGTGGCCTCGTGGGCAGACCTTCTTCAGGATCTTTCTAATAAGGTCTCTGACTTcctttccctgtctctgtctccgtctTCCCCACCCCTTGCCGAAGGGGCTGCCTactgggagaagcagcaggcgATCAATAGTCACTAATCACTAATCACTAATTACTAATtagctgggggagggcaggggcgggggcccTGTGGGACCTTCCAGCTCCATCCTGCCTCAGGGAAGGATTAGGCCTAAGCGAGCCTCCTGGAGCTGGCGGGCCTCAGACCTGCAACTAGCCACTGTCTCCTGCCTCATACCCCTCTCCAGCCCCCCAGCTAATCTCTGCTTGGGCCACTTAGGCACGTGCAGCCTGGGCTAGGGTCCAGAGCCTTGGCGGGGATTTGGGGGCAGTCAGGGGCCGCAgctgggctgggggctcaggAGAAGGGGGGGGCGCTGTGCCGGCTCCCTTGGGCCAGAGCCTGTATGTATGAGAGAGGTACCCAGCGGAAAGGAGTTAGAGGGTCATGGGGTTCGGTGGGGGGAGGAATTGGAGACCCAGGACTGGGAAGAGGTGAGGTCATAGGGAGACAGCAACAACGTAAGGGAGTATCACTGGGGTCAGAGGCGGGGTCATTGGGAAGGGGTGAGATCACCCAGGTAAGTGGAGGGGGCATCCCAGGGCTCAGGGATGAAGTCATTGTCAAGGAGATGGGGAACTTTGAACAGAGCCCTGCAACTCCACAAGGGCGGGGTCCAGGAAGGGGACCGGGTAACCGAGAGAGGGCAGGGTCATGGGTAGGGGTCCCGGGCCTCCAGCACACTGGGCGCGGTGGGGAGTCGCAGGGTGCGGGGTGCGAATGGGGAGCAGCGAGCGCTTGAAATTGGCGagtctcccctctccctccccacccctcctccacctccaccccgcCCACTCCCCCTCCGGCTCCGGCTTCGGGAAATTACATCCCCGCTCCGCGGCTCCCCCCCCCACCGCGCCCCGGAGCCCGCGCCTTTATAGGCACATTTATTGCAATAATAAAGtgaggcgcggggcggggggcggccgtTCCCGGGGGGACCGCGCCGGCTCTGGGAagcagggaaataaaataaaataaaataaaatcaaaattcagATAACGGTGAGCCCTGCGCTGCAGGCCTCGAGCAGGCGGGAGGCGGGCCGGGGGAGGGGTGCCCGGCCCAAGGGCAGAGCCCGCCCcgccggcggccccgccccctcgcgctATGCGGGGGTCTGGAGGGAGGCGTCCTCGCCGCCACctgcccgccccctcccgccgcgcGTCCGGCCGGGCCTCGAGCTCCGACTCATCCCGGTACCTGGCCTCAGCTCCTGCCTCGGCCCGTCTCCCATCTCCCCGTCCgtccccccgccgcccgcgggcTCGCAGCTGCCACCCCGTCTCCCGGGCCGCAGCCCCCGCGGCCGGGTTCCTGCCCGGGAtccacgccccctcccccacgTCTGTTCCCGCCCCCGGCCGCTCCCCCTCCCCGTCTCCCACCTCCGACCCCGATctcggccccgcccggccccccagGGCCCGTCCCTCACCCACCAGCCCTGCCCTCTCGGCCCCCAGCGCCTGCCCCGCCGACATCCCGTCCGCCCAGCGCCGGCCTCGGGAGGAGCCCCTCCTCGGCCCTGTTCCCGGGCCTTCCCCGATACCGGCTTCTCTCTGCACCATTGACCTGCGTCTGCagtccaggccccaggcccctccGCCTCCGTCCCAGCCCGCACCCCAGACCgtcctctccacccacccccgATCTGCCGTTACCCCATGCCTGTGCCCGGTTCCTCGCCCTGTCTGGGTGCCCCCCCCAGGCCCTAGGTGCCAGGGCCTAATTCGCCGGCCCCTGCCCTAACCGGGCCCAGGCCTGGAGCTCCGTTCCCTCCCGGGCGGGGGTGCGGTTCCCTTCCCCCAGCGGCCCCGCCTGACCCAGGCAGCCGGAGAGAAGCCAGGGACCGGTCTGGAGGCCCGGGGAGGTGCACCCTGCAATGCGGCTGGGGGGCCGACAGCCCGAACCTCCCCCTTTCCCCGCGGTCCCATccgaacccccccccccacacacacacacagtggagtTTGTTCAGCATCAAGAGGCAGCCTCAACTCCCCTCCATTGCGTGGGCTCACTGCCTCGGGGGCACAGCGCTCCTGGCTGGGCTCCCGCCTGCCTGGGCCCGAGGCGCCTGGGGAGGAGCACCCCCCCACCtacgcccccacccccgcctgcctCCAAGCACCTCCGCCCCCTGAGCCGACAGCCAGACTAGCCTCTCCCCTCGGCAAATGTCACCGCGCCCAATTAGCTTAATTAAACCAGCTCTGGAGTGAGAGGGACCCCTCCTCGGACAACACCCCGCTCCCACTCTCGGtcgggagggggagggacagcacCGTGGATCTGGGGTAGGGGGGCTCCTCCATCACCCTGTTTTCCCTCATTCCCACCCCACCTACAGATGGAGACAGTCGGCCTGAAGGATAGAGGGAAAGAaccaagagagacagacagaaacaggGAGCAAAACAATCACGGAAGGAGAAAATTCGAGACACAGTGAGGGACTGAGaggagtcacagagagagatggaaaaacagtgaaagggagcgcgagagagggagagtgagcatgCAAGCGAGGAAGCCAGAGGgaggatttgatttttattttattccatgttCCCATTTCTCGGCTCGTTTCCTCACAGACTCTCACCCCTCCCTGTCCGAGCTCCCCCCAAGGTCGCTTTGGCCGCCCCCCCAACTCTTCCCTTTTATCTTGGCAGTCTCCTGCAGCCAGTGGGGGGTGCCGGCGCCCAAAGCCCAGGGATTTGCCAGGATCGGAGAAGCGAAGACAGCAATTTGTCTGGgatggggggggcagaggggcaccCAGCACCCCTCACCAGGAGCCAaacctccttccctctctcagcCCCTGCCTGAGAGGAGTCACTGGACCGAGCCCTGGGCTGGGTGCAGGGCAACCGGCCCTGCTGGGGTGTACTGGGAGGGGGTCTCAGAGGCATCCGGGGTCATAAGAGCAGGTGCTTGGGGGCTGATGGACGCCCCTGGAAGGCAGTGCTGGCCCCAGAAGGGTGAGATTAGGAGTCAGAGTTCAAATGACTCCCCCTTCTTGACTTTCCCTGGAAGCTTCTTGCACGCCCTCCTCCAGTGCCCTCTCCGAGGCCCAGGGCCCGCCCTCTCCAAGCCCACCTCCTCCGAGGCCTgccaggcccccctccccctctgcgtCCCCCCCCCAGGTGGCCTGGGATCCTCCCCACCGTCCCTCTCAGGCCCACCCTCCGGAGTTAGCTGCCAGCTGCAGCCTGTCTGAGTCAATCACTCtcgccacccccgcccccctcacctgagctgggaggagggagggatggacgGGAGGGGGATGAGGGGGGTCGATAAATATGTATGACGAGCGGGTGGCGGCGGCATTAATAACCCGGGATCGCAGTGCTGCGGGGATGGGGACCAGGCGGTGGAGGTTCTAGCCTAGCAGCTTGACTCTGGCATCCCTGTCCCTTGTGGCCTCGCGCTCGGTGTGTACACAGGGCGTGTGCAAACAGAGGGGGCACCCATGCTGCCAGGCCTCTCTATGCAGCCCCCCCAAGCTCGGCCTGCAGGCCGCTGCGGAACCCCCCAGGGACCATTCATATACAACTCCCGCAGATGCACCCCGGGGGACAGGCTGAACTCATTCTATCCTTGTGGCTATACTGACACACACCCTTGAGGGAGAGCCTGACACATGGACAGCGGATGACAAGAGCTCACACAGGAAAAGTAACACCTCCAGAGAACCAGACACAGCCACCTAGGCATACGACGACACCAGTCACACAGTCACAACCACCACAAACTGATACACAGCCTCACTTggatcaacacacacacacagccaaccCAGGCCCATCTAAAACCCAGGCATATACACACAGCCATCGCAGGCGGACACAACAGACACTCAGCCCCACAAGcagacccacacacacacagaggctccTCAgactgatacacacacacacacacacacacacacactctgcacAGCCACTCCAGGCCGACACGCACAGCCATAATCATAGACTGAGACGCATGGTAagcgtgcacacgcacacaggcTCCCACATGCACCATTACTCCaggtacacagacacacacacaaccaccCCGGCCTCCGTGCACAGTTCTCCCTCCCCGCAACTGAACCTACGCGGTAAGGGCCACACTTAACAGCCGCAGCCAACAGCCTGACTGACACACTCTGACACTCACGGCTCCTCTGACTCCCACTCCCTCGCGGGAGCGCCATCTCCATATTTCTTTCCTGGCACTCACCCGTCTCCTCCACTCccggccaccccccaccccgccccacccgccCCAGATAATTGATGGCCCGGGCCTGGCCCTGCCGCTCCCGCCTCTGGATCCATCTTGTACTGGAGCCCGCGCTGTCTCCCAGATCGGTGGCCACCTGAGACCAGCAGCTCGCGGAGGGCGGCCAGGGGCGGCTCTCCGGCCCCCCATAGGCAGGGtgctggaggcagagaggggTGCCCGCCTGGCCCTTTCCCGGGTCCCTCCCCACAGGGCAGCGgaggcccaggcctggctggggctTTAGCCTCTGCAGAGGTGTCGGGAGGGCTTCACTCCTCCACGCTGGGTGTTGCTGGAGCTGACGGCTGGCTCCCCGCGCCCAGCTCCCCCTGGTCCACCATCCCTCAGAACCAACCGGGCTCCAGGTCAGGGGGGAGACGGTCCCGGGCGCCTCTCCCTCCTCACATGCACGCAGGCTTTGCGTGGCTTTCTCAGCTCTCATCGGAGTGGTCTGAGAACACAGGGCTTCTCGGTGTCACTTGACAGGTGGAGAAGCTGAGTACGGGCCAGTGACTTGGCCAAGAGCACAGAGCCGAGAAGGCTGCAGGCCCGCGCCAGTCCGCGCTCTGACCCACTGCCCGTTCCCTTCGGGCTCccggcgccgggggcggggggcggggcccccggacagcccggggcgggggcaaGGACACCCCAGCGTCTCTCTTTCTTGGTCCCCAGGTCGTCAGTGCCCAGATCCCCGAGTCCGGGAGGCCGCAGTACGTGGAGCTGCGCCCCGCGGCCGGAGGGGGCGCCCCTGGCCAACCGCTCCCGGGCCCCAGGGCGGCGCACGGCCTGGGCGCCGCGCGCGCCTGGAGCTGGGCCTGGCCGGCTAATCACACCGGGGCgccggcccgggcgggggcgctGCCCGCGGCGCGCACCAAGAGGAAGCCGTCGGTCAAGGCGGCCCGAGCCAAGAAGATCTTCGGCTGGGGGGACTTCTACTTCCGGGTGCACACCCTCAAGTTCTCGCTGCTGGTGACCGGCAAGATCGTGGACCACGTGAACGGCACCTTCAGCGTGTACTTCCGCCACAACTCGTCCAGCCTGGGCAACCTCAGCGTCAGCATCGTGCCGCCCTCCAAGCGCGTCGAGTTCGGGGGCGTCTGGCTCCCGGGGCCCGCGCCCCACCCGCTGCAGTCTACGCTGGCCCTGGGCGGGGTGCTCCCCGGGCTGGGGCCCCCGCTGGGGATCgcggccgcggggcccgggctggggggggccctggggggcgcGCTGGCCGGCCCCTTCGGGGGCGCGCTGGGAGTGCCGGCGGCCAAGGAGTCCCGCGCCTTCAACTGCCACGTGGAGTATGAGAAGACCAACCGTGCGCGCAAGCACCGCCCGTGCCTGTACGACCCCTCGCAGGTGTGCTTCACCGAGCACACGCAGAGCCAGGCCGCCTGGCTCTGCGCCAAGCCCTTCAAAGTCATCTGCATCTTCGTCTCCTTCCTCAGCTTTGACTACA
This window contains:
- the NXPH4 gene encoding neurexophilin-4, which encodes MRPLPEWLLLLLGPWLLRKVVSAQIPESGRPQYVELRPAAGGGAPGQPLPGPRAAHGLGAARAWSWAWPANHTGAPARAGALPAARTKRKPSVKAARAKKIFGWGDFYFRVHTLKFSLLVTGKIVDHVNGTFSVYFRHNSSSLGNLSVSIVPPSKRVEFGGVWLPGPAPHPLQSTLALGGVLPGLGPPLGIAAAGPGLGGALGGALAGPFGGALGVPAAKESRAFNCHVEYEKTNRARKHRPCLYDPSQVCFTEHTQSQAAWLCAKPFKVICIFVSFLSFDYKLVQKVCPDYNFQSEHPYFG